Proteins encoded in a region of the Candidatus Moanabacter tarae genome:
- the glcB gene encoding Malate synthase G, with protein MQNRISVHGLEIDKGLYDLVGNKIAPGTGVDPAHFWTTFSEIVTDLGPKNRKLLTKRDSLQKKIDSWHSEQKGKRINSQEYKSFLNDIGYLLPDGKTFTVNSTGVDPEIAEIAGPQLVVPVDNARYALNAANARWGSLFDALYGTNVISENNGAGISESYNHLRGQKVIKLAEAFLDEFFTLKDGSYSDVTQFSLNYENSGLYLICELSNGRRTVLNEREKFCGYHSDGNDITRILLKNNGLHVEIQIDRNHPVGSKHRAGVFDILIESAITTIQDCEDSVSTVDAEDKVRIYSNWNGIMRGNLTVTFEKNGKNVTRHLNPDRVYTTPQGETLTLSGRSLLLIRNVGLHIYTDTVQKNGSNIPEGFLDAMVTSLAAIHDLKGSGRFRNSKTGNIYIVKPKLHGPEEAAFTIELFDRVEDALGLDTHTLRIGIMDEERRTTVNLKETIRTAQNRVFFINTGFLDRTGDEIHTSMEAGAVIPKVEIKSQPWMLAYEDWNIDIGNEVGLPGRAQMGKGMWTMPDEMKAMMETKISHPESGASTAWVPSPTAATLHALHYHKVNVANRQTELLNRERASLQDILTPPLLDRELSSEEIKRELENNAQGILGYVVRWIDQGVGCSKVPDISDVGLMEDRATLRISSQHIANWLHHGITNRQQVREIFERMAAVVDRQNDLDPNYRNMAPDFDDSIAFQAALDLVFKGRNEANGYTEPILYSRRRQIKEQATVES; from the coding sequence ATGCAAAATAGAATAAGCGTACACGGACTCGAGATCGACAAGGGACTTTACGATCTTGTCGGCAATAAAATTGCCCCGGGAACAGGGGTTGATCCAGCTCACTTTTGGACTACCTTTTCAGAAATCGTTACTGACTTGGGACCAAAAAACCGGAAGTTGCTAACAAAACGTGACTCCCTCCAGAAAAAAATCGATTCATGGCATTCGGAACAAAAAGGGAAGCGAATTAATTCTCAGGAATACAAATCCTTTCTCAATGATATCGGTTATCTGCTTCCAGACGGAAAGACATTTACAGTAAATTCTACGGGTGTTGACCCAGAGATTGCAGAGATTGCTGGCCCTCAATTGGTTGTCCCAGTAGACAATGCTCGGTATGCATTGAATGCGGCCAACGCACGTTGGGGTAGCCTCTTTGACGCACTATATGGAACTAACGTTATCTCGGAAAACAATGGTGCCGGGATCAGTGAATCCTACAACCATTTACGCGGACAAAAGGTAATAAAGCTGGCCGAAGCCTTTCTCGATGAGTTTTTTACGCTAAAAGACGGAAGTTATTCAGATGTCACTCAATTTTCACTGAACTACGAAAACTCGGGTCTTTACCTCATTTGCGAACTAAGTAACGGAAGAAGAACTGTATTAAATGAGAGGGAAAAATTCTGCGGATATCACAGTGACGGCAATGACATAACTCGAATTCTTCTGAAAAACAATGGTCTCCATGTTGAAATTCAAATCGATAGAAATCACCCTGTTGGCAGTAAGCATCGGGCAGGCGTGTTCGATATTCTAATCGAATCTGCAATTACTACAATCCAGGATTGCGAGGATTCAGTTTCCACTGTAGACGCCGAAGACAAGGTACGCATTTACAGTAACTGGAATGGAATCATGAGGGGAAATCTCACCGTAACCTTCGAGAAGAATGGAAAAAATGTGACACGTCACTTAAACCCCGATCGGGTTTATACAACACCTCAGGGAGAAACTCTAACGCTCTCCGGCAGGAGCCTACTCCTGATAAGAAATGTCGGTCTTCATATTTACACCGACACCGTTCAGAAAAATGGCAGCAATATCCCAGAAGGGTTTCTCGATGCCATGGTAACCTCGCTAGCTGCAATCCATGACCTGAAGGGCAGTGGTAGATTTAGGAACAGCAAGACCGGGAATATTTATATTGTGAAACCGAAACTTCATGGTCCAGAAGAAGCCGCTTTCACAATCGAGTTATTCGATCGCGTCGAAGATGCCCTTGGACTAGACACCCATACCTTGAGAATTGGGATCATGGACGAAGAACGCCGGACAACCGTCAATCTTAAGGAGACAATCCGAACTGCCCAAAATCGGGTTTTTTTCATCAATACTGGTTTTCTGGACCGAACTGGGGACGAGATTCATACCAGTATGGAAGCCGGAGCTGTGATTCCGAAAGTTGAGATAAAATCGCAACCATGGATGCTCGCCTACGAAGACTGGAATATCGACATAGGCAATGAAGTAGGTTTGCCAGGACGCGCACAGATGGGAAAGGGAATGTGGACTATGCCGGATGAAATGAAGGCAATGATGGAGACAAAGATAAGTCATCCTGAGTCTGGCGCGAGTACCGCTTGGGTACCTTCCCCGACTGCAGCGACCCTTCATGCCCTCCATTACCATAAAGTCAATGTAGCCAATCGCCAAACCGAACTCTTGAATAGGGAAAGAGCCAGCCTTCAAGATATCCTTACCCCACCACTTCTCGATCGGGAACTATCATCCGAAGAAATAAAGAGAGAACTAGAAAACAATGCGCAAGGGATTCTCGGATATGTGGTTCGATGGATTGATCAGGGCGTAGGTTGCTCCAAGGTGCCGGATATCTCCGATGTCGGTCTTATGGAAGATCGGGCGACTCTCCGTATCTCAAGCCAACACATCGCGAATTGGCTACATCACGGCATTACAAACAGACAACAAGTAAGGGAAATATTTGAACGTATGGCCGCAGTAGTGGACCGGCAGAATGATCTAGATCCAAATTACAGAAATATGGCTCCTGATTTCGACGATAGCATCGCCTTTCAAGCAGCACTCGATCTCGTGTTCAAGGGGAGAAATGAGGCGAATGGATATACGGAACCCATCCTTTATTCCCGCCGAAGACAGATTAAAGAACAAGCAACCGTTGAATCGTGA